A genome region from Rattus norvegicus strain BN/NHsdMcwi chromosome 17, GRCr8, whole genome shotgun sequence includes the following:
- the RGD1565323 gene encoding uncharacterized protein LOC691300 → MSSYRRQEKGVLKSHDCVLIYKSETEGDESPTPDSSLIRLTTSMLKVKRLEEISSCHSSNPLEKVAFFQCMEEVEKVKCFLEENSSNLDLQSGDNERTVTSPKLRGPATDMVLYSNEICRE, encoded by the exons TCAAGAGAAGGGAGTGCTGAAAAGTCACGATTGTGTCCTGATTTACAAATCTGAGACGGAGGGAGATGAAAGCCCCACTCCTGACAGTAGTCTGATCAGGCTCACCACCAGTATGCTGAAGGTAAAGAGGCTGGAGGAAATTAGCTCGTGCCACAGCAGCAACCCACTGGAGAAGGTGGCCTTTTTTCAGTGCATGGAAGAAGTGGAGAAGGTGAAATGCTTTCTGGAGGAAAATTCAAGTAATCTGGATCTGCAGTCTGGAGACAATGAG AGAACCGTCACGAGTCCCAAACTCAGGGGTCCAGCTACTGACATGGTGTTGTATTCTAATGAGATTTGTCGGGAATAA